The Populus nigra chromosome 19, ddPopNigr1.1, whole genome shotgun sequence genome includes a window with the following:
- the LOC133679814 gene encoding acetylserotonin O-methyltransferase-like codes for MERTSRDSKMKEEEDVQAGVEIWKYVLGFSGIAVVKCAIELGIAEAIENHEGPMALSELSSTLGCVPFSLDRIMRFLVHNHFFKEEPTIQGTAGYVHTPLSRRLLRQGEDSMADFILLESSPVMLAPWHHLSSCVRINGTAAFEAAYGGDIWKYAAANPAFNRLINDAMACDARLAVSAIIESCPKLFDGLKTLVDVGGGNGTALGKFVKAFPWIEGINFDLPHVVSVAAECEGVKQVGGDMFDSVPKADAVFIMKVLQDWNNDDCVRILKKCKEAIPKDKGKVIIVETVIGEEKQDSFEFVRFMKDMAMMAFTNSGKERTSEEWDCVLKEAGFSSYNIIPIRAVQSVIEAFP; via the exons ATGGAGAGGACATCAAGAGATTCAAAAAtgaaagaggaagaagatgtGCAGGCAGGAGTTGAAATATGGAAATATGTACTTGGGTTTTCTGGTATTGCTGTAGTTAAGTGTGCTATTGAGCTTGGAATAGCAGAAGCCATCGAAAACCATGAGGGTCCTATGGCATTATCAGAGCTATCATCCACCCTAGGATGTGTTCCATTCTCTCTTGATCGCATCATGCGGTTCTTGGTGCATAACCATTTTTTCAAAGAGGAACCAACTATCCAAGGCACCGCAGGTTATGTGCACACACCTCTTTCTCGTCGTTTACTTAGGCAGGGAGAAGACAGCATggctgattttattttgttggagAGCAGCCCTGTGATGCTAGCACCATGGCATCATCTAAGTTCCTGTGTTCGAATAAATGGGACTGCAGCATTTGAAGCGGCTTATGGTGGTGACATATGGAAATATGCAGCAGCAAATCCTGCTTTCAACAGGCTAATTAACGATGCCATGGCTTGTGATGCTAGACTGGCAGTGTCTGCTATAATTGAAAGCTGTCCAAAGCTGTTTGATGGACTAAAAACTTTGGTAGATGTTGGTGGCGGTAATGGGACTGCTTTGGGAAAGTTTGTCAAGGCTTTTCCTTGGATTGAAGGCATCAACTTTGATCTTCCTCATGTTGTGTCTGTTGCAGCGGAATGTGAAGGAGTAAAGCAAGTTGGAGGAGATATGTTCGACAGTGTTCCAAAGGCTGATGCTGTTTTTATCATG AAGGTTTTGCAAGACTGGAACAATGATGATTGTGTCCGAATTcttaaaaaatgtaaagaagCTATTCCAAAGGACAAAGGGAAGGTCATTATTGTTGAAACTGTGATTGGAGAAGAGAAACAGGACAGTTTTGAGTTTGTGAGGTTCATGAAAGACATGGCAATGATGGCTTTCACCAACTCAGGAAAGGAGAGGACCTCTGAGGAATGGGATTGTGTCCTCAAGGAGGCTGGCTTTAGCAGCTACAACATCATACCAATTCGGGCTGTGCAATCTGTCATCGAGGCTTTCCCTTAA
- the LOC133679699 gene encoding acetylserotonin O-methyltransferase-like gives MGSVTKIDEETREDEEEAQAKVEIWKYIFGFTNMAVVKCAIELGIADAIENNEGLMTLSELSSSLGCAPSSLYRIMRFLVHHNIFKEKPSSQGTTVYVQTALSRRLLKKGEKSMVDLLLFESSHVMMAPWHNLSSRVLNDNNSPFEGAHGDDIWKYALANPVHSKLIDDAMACDAKLVVPEIVEGCPEVFDGVKTLVDVGGGNGTTLQMLVKAFPWIQGINFDLPHVVSVAPESEGVKHVGGDFFESVPKADAAFLMWVLHDWNDEECIQILKNCKEAIQSDKGKVIIVEAVVGEDKGDKLEFVRLMLDMVMMSHTDAGKERTSKEWGYVLKEAGFSSYTIKPIRAVQSVIVASP, from the exons ATGGGATCAGTGACAAAAATAGATGAAGAAACaagagaagatgaagaagaggcACAAGCAAAAGTTGAAATATGGAAATACATATTCGGCTTTACTAATATGGCAGTTGTGAAGTGTGCCATTGAGCTTGGAATAGCTGATGCCATTGAAAACAATGAAGGCCTTATGACACTATCAGAGCTATCATCCTCACTTGGATGTGCTCCTTCCTCTCTTTACCGCATTATGAGGTTCTTAGTCCATCACAACATATTCAAAGAGAAACCTTCTAGCCAAGGCACCACGGTTTATGTACAGACAGCACTTTCTCGCCGACTACTTAAGAAGGGAGAAAAGAGCATGGTTGATCTTCTTTTGTTTGAGAGCAGCCATGTAATGATGGCACCATGGCATAATCTTAGTTCCCGTGTCCTGAACGATAACAATTCACCATTTGAGGGGGCTCATGGAGATGATATATGGAAATATGCGTTGGCAAATCCAGTTCACAGCAAGCTCATTGATGATGCAATGGCTTGTGATGCTAAGCTGGTAGTGCCAGAAATAGTTGAAGGTTGTCCAGAGGTGTTTGATGGGGTTAAAACTTTGGTGGATGTTGGTGGGGGTAATGGGACTACTTTGCAGATGCTGGTTAAGGCTTTTCCTTGGATCCAGGGCATAAACTTTGATCTTCCCCACGTTGTTTCCGTTGCTCCAGAATCTGAAGGTGTTAAGCATGTTGGTGGTGACTTTTTTGAGAGTGTTCCAAAGGCTGATGCTGCTTTCCTAATG TGGGTTCTTCATGACTGGAACGATGAAGAGTGCATCCAAATCCTGAAAAACTGTAAAGAAGCTATACAGAGTGACAAGGGGAAGGTGATAATTGTTGAAGCTGTGGTTGGTGAAGATAAAGGCGACAAACTTGAATTTGTGAGGCTAATGTTAGACATGGTAATGATGTCTCATACCGACGCAGGCAAAGAAAGGACCTCTAAGGAATGGGGATACGTTCTTAAGGAGGCTGGCTTTAGCAGCTACACCATAAAACCAATTCGTGCAGTGCAATCTGTCATTGTTGCTTCCCCTTGA
- the LOC133680051 gene encoding transcriptional elongation regulator MINIYO — protein sequence MDVNKQNISRRKNQTNPSTSTQNVFGANKLEIGENDASRLIGSIIEKGISETPQNKPAPPPQLTVLPFPVARHRSHGPHWGPISSRKDANDDNEDDGEEDDDDSIYSNPISAFAHPVKRKQKKGLDLSRWRELVPSDNSLEIDEVEKNRAGLKKTGKYRKDGEAVDHVENRKLLNDPFRASEVPMEVDIETDLSSSMPPAKVKESVTSVADIEINNRALSEMLKKREQLNQTVVSSSGFNSHGNEQGSKLLESEIDAENRSRLQSMSAEEIAEAQAEIMEKMNPELLNLLKKRGQEKLKKKNVSSSDEAVSGQVDSIPIENRLIKHSEISPHAGSERPEMMTVNISKDTKSGPDNNVLHDLSTTSGCLWNTWSERVEAVRGLRFSLEGTVIADEPDTGNISSDNGLSADNVAERDFLRTEGDPGAAGYTIKEAVQLTRSVIPGQRALALHLLASVLDNAIHSIQQNKVGSTVSNANQVDKSDDWEAIWAFALGPEPELVLALRMCIDDNHHSVVLACAKVIQSVLSCDLNETFFEISEKIATCEKDIFTAPVFRSKPDIDAGFLHGGFWKYNAKPSNIMAFSEDIVDEEIEGKHTIQDDIAVASQDFAAGLVRMGILHKMRYLLEADPSAPLEECIISILLGIARHSLTCANAIMKCQRLVNMVVHRFTMGDNIEVRPSKIKSVRLLKVLAQSDKNNCIELIKNGFVQAMTWHLYRYTSSLDYWIKSGKEICKLSSALMVEELRLWKACIHYGCCISCFSDIFPALCLWLNPPTFTKLQENNVLGEFASVSKEAYLVLEALSRNLPNFYMQKHASNQMSDCAGDEQESWSWSFVTPMIDLALKWIASISDPYISKIFEWEKGNRSEFVFQDSSISSLLWVYSAVLHMLSTLLERLIPEDALRLQGSGQHVPWLPEFVPKIGLGVVKNGFLSFIDELCHLRQHSNSETSLASVCCLHGLIRVSESIDNLIQLAKSGVHSPPSQEYRFSGESKILEDGILKSSLVELKCVLNLFIKFVTSEWHSVQSIETFGRGGPTPGAGIGWGASGGGFWSMTVLLAQTDARMLTSMLEIFQNLSTTEVPTDEEMAIAMNMISSLLGVFLTIGPRDKPVMKKALDILLDVPVLKYLDFYTRRFLQLNERVKLFGWEYKEEDYVSFSNTLASHFKNRWLSVKRKLKATPEDNSKGKSSLETIHEDLDISDMTWHDNHLTSLTAEWAHQRLPLPLHWFLSPIATISNNKQGCLQSSSDTRNPTEHTHDTIEVAKGGLFFLLGLETMSSFLPTDAPSPVRFTPLIWKLHSLSVVLLSGMGVLEDDKSRDVYEALQNLYGQLLDESRSVRSAEHFLEDNVNVLPETGKKSALEFLRFQSEIHESYSTFLETLVEQFASISYGDIIFGRQVAVYLHRCTETPVRLAAWNGLANARVLEILPPLEKCFAEAEGYLEPVEDNEGILEAYVKAWVSGALDRAATRGSMAFTLVLHHLSSFIFLFHANDKITLRNKLAKSLLRDYSKKQRHEGIMLELVRYYKLSSRLPEKQEGLPLQASDIEKRFEVLVEACDRDSSLLIEVEKLKSAFVKKQFVDRL from the exons ATGGACGTCAACAAGCAGAACATTAGTAGAAGGAAAAACCAGACAAATCCCTCAACTTCAACTCAAAATGTTTTTGGAGCCAACAAACTAGAAATTGGTGAAAATGATGCTTCACGTTTAATTGGTAGCATTATTGAAAAGGGTATTTCGGAAACCCCACAAAACAAGCCTGCTCCTCCTCCTCAGCTCACCGTTTTGCCTTTCCCTGTTGCTCGCCACCGCTCCCATGGTCCT CATTGGGGTCCGATAAGTAGCAGAAAGGATGCTAATGATGATAATGAGGATGAtggtgaagaagatgatgatgattctATTTACTCTAATCCAATATCGGCTTTTGCGCATCCAGTAAAGAGGAAGCAGAAAAAGGGTTTGGATCTTAGCCGGTGGAGAGAGTTGGTCCCGAGTGATAATTCATTGGAGATTGACGAGGTAGAAAAAAATAGGGCTGGATTAAAGAAGACAGGAAAATATAGGAAGGATGGAGAAGCAGTAGATCACGTGGAGAATAGAAAGTTGTTAAATGACCCCTTTCGAGCTAGTGAGGTTCCAATGGAAGTGGATATAGAAACGGATTTAAGTTCTTCTATGCCTCCAGCTAAAGTGAAAGAGTCTGTCACTTCTGTAGCTGATATAGAGATAAATAACCGTGCATTGTCAGAGATGCTAAAGAAGCGAGAGCAGCTCAATCAAACTGTAGTTTCTAGCTCTGGTTTCAATAGTCATGGGAATGAACAAGGGTCTAAACTTCTCGAGAGTGAGATTGATGCAGAAAATCGTTCCCGGTTGCAGAGCATGTCAGCTGAAGAGATTGCAGAAGCACAGGCTGAGATAATGGAGAAGATGAACCCTGAGTTGTTGAACTTGCTGAAAAAACGTGgccaagaaaaattgaagaagaaaaatgtctCGAGTTCAGACGAGGCTGTCAGTGGTCAAGTGGATAGTATCCCAATTGAGAATCGCTTGATCAAACACTCAGAGATTTCTCCTCATGCAGGGAGTGAGAGGCCAGAGATGATGACAGTGAATATATCAAAAGACACAAAGAGTGGGCCAGATAACAATGTGCTGCATGATTTAAGCACAACCAGTGGCTGTTTGTGGAATACTTGGAGTGAGAGGGTTGAGGCAGTTAGAGGATTAAGGTTTTCTTTGGAAGGGACTGTTATTGCAGATGAACCCGATACTG gtAATATATCCAGTGACAATGGGCTTAGCGCTGATAATGTAGCTGAACGCGACTTCTTGCGGACTGAGGGAGACCCTGGTGCAGCAGGATACACAATCAAAGAAGCAGTGCAACTTACTAGAAGTGTG ATTCCGGGACAACGGGCTCTTGCATTGCATCTTCTTGCATCTGTGCTTGATAATGCGATACATAGTATCCAACAAAATAAAGTTGGATCTACTGTGAGCAATGCTAATCAAGTTGACAAGTCAGATGATTGGGAGGCTATTTGGGCCTTTGCACTTGGCCCTGAACCTGAGCTTGTTTTAGCATTGAG GATGTGTATTGATGATAATCACCATTCTGTAGTTTTAGCTTGTGCAAAAGTTATTCAGTCTGTACTCAGTTGTGATTTGAATGAGACTTTCTTTGAGATTTCAGAG AAAATTGCAACTTGTGAGAAGGATATCTTCACTGCTCCTGTTTTTCGAAGCAAACCAGACATTGATGCTGGTTTTCTTCATGGTGGTTTCTGGAAGTATAATGCTAAACCTTCTAATATTATGGCTTTCTCCGAGGATATCGTTGATGAAGAGATTGAAGGCAAACACACAATTCAGGATGATATTGCTGTTGCTAGCCAGGATTTTGCTGCAGGTTTGGTTAGGATGGGAATCCTTCATAAGATGCGCTATCTTCTGGAA GCTGACCCTTCTGCTCCTttggaagaatgcataatttctATACTTCTCGGTATAGCAAGGCATTCCTTAACATGTGCAAATGCAATTATGAAGTGTCAAAGGCTTGTCAATATGGTTGTCCACAGGTTTACTATGGGAGATAATATAGAAGTTCGCCcttctaaaataaaatctgtTAGGCTTTTGAAG GTGTTGGCTCAATCTGACAAGAACAATTGCATTGAGTTAATAAAGAATGGGTTTGTCCAGGCTATGACATGGCATCTGTATCGGTATACTTCCTCCCTTGATTACTGGATAAAATCTGGGAAGGAGATCTGTAAACTATCATCAGCTTTGATGGTTGAAGAACTACGTCTTTGGAAGGCCTGCATCCATTATGGGTGCTGTATATCATGCTTTTCAGATATCTTCCCTGCACTGTGCTTGTGGTTGAATCCACCAACATTCACGAAACTTCAAGAGAACAATGTTCTCGGTGAATTTGCTTCAGTCTCCAAGGAGGCATATCTTGTTTTGGAGGCATTGTCTAGAAATCTTCCAAATTTCTATATGCAGAAACATGCAAGCAATCAGATGTCAGATTGTGCTGGTGATGAACAAGAAAGTTGGTCTTGGAGCTTCGTGACTCCAATGATTGATTTAGCTCTAAAATGGATAGCATCCATAAGTGATCCATACATTTCTAAAATCTTTGAGTGGGAGAAAGGAAATAGgagtgaatttgtttttcaagattCATCTATTAGTTCCTTGTTGTGGGTCTATTCAGCTGTCTTGCATATGCTCTCCACATTGCTTGAGAGATTGATCCCAGAGGATGCCTTGAGACTCCAAGGAAGTGGTCAGCATGTGCCATGGTTGCCAGAATTTGTTCCTAAGATTGGACTTGGAGTTGTTAAAAATGGGTTTTTGAGCTTCATTGATGAACTGTGCCATTTGAGACAGCACAGTAACTCTGAAACATCATTAGCTTCTGTTTGTTGCCTCCATGGTCTAATCCGTGTTTCTGAATCCATTgataatttgattcaattagCTAAGAGTGGGGTCCATAGTCCACCTTCCCAAGAATACAGATTCTCAGGAGAATCAAAGATACTCGAGGATGGGATACTAAAGAGTTCTTTGGTTGAATTGAAATGTGTgcttaatctttttattaagtttgtAACATCAGAATGGCACTCTGTGCAGTCAATTGAGACATTTGGTAGAGGAGGACCAACTCCAGGGGCAGGAATTGGTTGGGGTGCCTCTGGTGGAGGATTTTGGTCCATGACTGTTTTGTTGGCTCAAACAGATGCCAGAATGCTAACCAGCATGCTAGAAATCTTCCAGAACTTGTCTACCACAGAAGTTCCAACTGATGAAGAAATGGCGATCGCAATGAACATGATCTCTTCTCTATTAGGAGTTTTCCTAACCATTGGACCAAGGGATAAGCCTGTTATGAAGAAGGCGCTGGATATTTTGCTTGATGTCCCTGTTCTTAAGTATCTTGACTTCTATACACGGAGATTTCTACAATTGAATGAGAGAGTGAAACTTTTTGGATGGGAATATAAAGAAGAGGACTATGTGTCCTTTAGCAACACATTGGCTTCTCACTTTAAGAATAGATGGTTGTCTGTGAAGAGGAAATTGAAAGCCACACCAGAGGACAATTCCAAGGGAAAATCATCCCTGGAAACCATACATGAGGATCTGGACATATCAGACATGACATGGCATGATAATCACTTAACTTCTTTGACAGCAGAGTGGGCTCACCAGAGACTGCCGCTTCCCTTGCATTGGTTTCTCAGTCCAATCGCAACCATCTCCAATAACAAACAGGGTTGTCTTCAAAGTTCTTCTGATACACGGAATCCTACTGAGCACACCCATGATACAATTGAAGTTGCTAAAGGCGGGCTTTTCTTTTTACTAGGCCTGGAAACCATGTCCTCTTTCCTGCCTACTGATGCTCCCTCTCCTGTTCGCTTCACACCTTTAATTTGGAAGTTGCATTCTCTATCTGTCGTACTACTTAGTGGAATGGGTGTGCTTGAGGATGACAAGAGTAGGGATGTTTACGAAGCCTTGCAAAACCTCTATGGTCAGCTTCTTGATGAATCAAGATCTGTTAGAAGTGCTGAACACTTTTTGGAGGATAATGTAAATGTACTTCCAGAAACTGGGAAGAAATCTGCCTTGGAGTTTTTGAGGTTTCAATCAGAGATTCACGAGAGTTATTCTACATTTCTTGAAACTCTTGTAGAGCAGTTTGCTTCTATATCCTATGGTGATATAATTTTTGGCCGGCAAGTGGCTGTATATTTGCATCGTTGCACTGAAACTCCCGTGAGACTTGCTGCCTGGAATGGATTGGCCAATGCTCGTGTTCTTGAAATTCTGCCACCTTTGGAGAAATGCTTTGCTGAGGCAGAAGGCTACCTTGAACCTGTTGAG GACAATGAAGGCATTCTGGAAGCTTATGTCAAAGCATGGGTTTCTGGTGCTCTTGACAGAGCTGCAACTCGAGGATCAATGGCATTTACCCTGGTTCTACACCACCTTTCATCCTTCATTTTCCTGTTTCATGCCAATGACAAGATAACGCTGCGAAATAAGCTTGCAAAATCTCTTTTGCGAGACTACTCCAAGAAGCAGAGACATGAG GGAATTATGCTGGAATTGGTTCGTTATTACAAGCTATCATCTCGCTTGCCTGAGAAGCAGGAAGGTTTGCCACTGCAGGCCAGTGATATTGAGAAAAGGTTTGAAGTCCTTGTGGAAGCCTGTGACAGAGATTCATCTCTTTTGATTGAGGTGGAGAAATTAAAATCTGCTTTTGTGAAGAAACAGTTTGTTGATAGACTCTGA
- the LOC133679338 gene encoding F-box protein SKIP23-like, giving the protein MAEWTHLPKDLIELISKCLDTSTDLLRFRSVCNSWRSSIPPKSPRLSSNTFKILPNDGISHTSFGFSLFKRSIFLIGLPNSHNQTDPQGWLVKIEEDVPGKKHLFDPLSRCRSTSLPRSLPRVLDLMNLRIRELGHEYVLHHVSYKPNSSSFTDAGNLYMEKVVMIWLNCETEFVLLTIHVSGKLAMFKSGDKRWTIINEMPSPFDDVIVYKGRFYAVDNTGRTVVVALDTDLGLVGDPVFGGDKKYLVESKGDLLLVDMYLSIDTDEGLSIGNDVVQDLVQYMSERTVRFKVFKLNEEGKSWIEVKNLEDRVLFLGDDSTFSASASELSGCKGNCIFFEDNFFYSREEGDDGSMIGRDIGVFELESGCIGPLRNFPDYSKMFWPPPDWVASTSLEVQNQNQLEELLIEK; this is encoded by the exons ATGGCAGAGTGGACCCACCTTCCAAAAGATCTCATAGAACTCATCTCCAAATGCCTAGACACCTCCACAGACCTCCTCCGTTTCCGTTCCGTCTGCAATTCATGGCGATCCTCAATCCCTCCGAAATCACCCCGTTTATCATCAAACACCTTCAAGATCCTCCCAAATGACGGTATCTCTCACACCTCTTTTGGGTTTTCTCTGTTCAAGCGAAGTATATTCCTCATTGGGTTGCCGAATTCCCATAACCAGACAGACCCACAAGGCTGGCTTGTCAAAATCGAAGAAGATGTGCCTGGTAAAAAACACTTGTTTGATCCTTTATCACGGTGCAGGTCAACTTCTTTGCCTCGTAGTCTTCCTCGTGTTTTAGATTTAATGAATTTGAGAATTCGTGAATTGGGTCATGAATATGTTCTGCATCATGTTAGTTACAAGCCCAATTCGTCGAGTTTTACTGATGCTGGTAATTTATATATGGAGAAAGTTGTAATGATTTGGTTAAATTGCGAAACCGAGTTTGTTTTGTTAACAATTCATGTTTCTGGGAAGTTGGCTATGTTTAAGAGTGGTGATAAGAGATGGactattattaatgaaatgCCATCGCCTTTCGATGACGTTATTGTTTATAAAGGGAGGTTTTATGCCGTGGATAATACCGGCAGGACTGTGGTTGTTGCGTTGGATACAGATTTGGGTTTGGTTGGGGATCCCGTTTTTGGTGGGGACAAGAAGTATTTGGTTGAGTCGAAGGGGGATTTGTTGCTGGTTGATATGTATTTGAGTATTGATACTGATGAAGGGTTGAGTATTGGCAACGATGTTGTGCAGGATCTTGTTCAGTATATGAGTGAGAGGACGGTTCGGTTTAAGGTTTTTAAGTTGAATGAAGAAGGGAAGAGTTGGATCGAGGTGAAGAATTTGGAAGATCGAGTGTTGTTTTTAGGTGATGATTCCACGTTTTCTGCATCGGCTTCTGAGCTTTCTGGTTGCAAGGgcaattgtatattttttgaggataatttcttttattcgaGAGAGGAAGGAGATGATGGATCAATGATTGGTCGTGATATAGGTGTGTTTGAATTGGAGAGTGGTTGTATAGGACCTTTAAGGAATTTTCCTGATTACTCCAAGATGTTCTGGCCACCTCCTGATTGGGTTGCTTCAACTTCATTGGAA GTGCAGAATCAAAACCAACTGGAAGAGCTGTTGATAGAGAAGTGA